A single genomic interval of Variovorax sp. PMC12 harbors:
- a CDS encoding RraA family protein — MSSTLPDIIRNFERVPANIVAQAAEFQPAILADVAGRRGALDGRIKALRPRMKLAGTALTVEVRPGDNLMIHAAIAMAKPGDVLVIDGKGDLTSALMGTIMMTACKKLGIAGVVMDGACRDSLEIDEMDFPVFSVGTNPNGPTKNIGGRIGHPVSIGGVTVRPGDFVIGDGDGVVVVEREKIESLLPLAAKKVRDEAARIAAIKEGDTAAKWLDSALRAAGVLKEGETL; from the coding sequence ATGTCCTCGACCCTTCCCGACATCATTCGCAACTTCGAGCGCGTGCCCGCGAACATCGTGGCGCAGGCCGCAGAGTTCCAGCCGGCCATCCTCGCCGACGTGGCCGGCCGCCGCGGCGCGCTCGACGGGCGCATCAAGGCCCTGCGCCCACGCATGAAGTTGGCCGGCACCGCCCTCACGGTGGAAGTGCGCCCCGGCGACAACCTCATGATCCATGCAGCCATCGCCATGGCAAAGCCCGGCGACGTGCTCGTGATCGACGGCAAGGGCGACCTGACCTCGGCGCTGATGGGCACGATCATGATGACGGCCTGCAAGAAGCTCGGCATTGCCGGCGTGGTGATGGACGGGGCCTGCCGCGACAGCCTCGAGATCGACGAGATGGACTTCCCCGTCTTCAGCGTGGGCACCAATCCGAACGGTCCGACGAAGAACATCGGCGGGCGCATCGGGCACCCGGTGTCCATCGGCGGCGTGACGGTGCGTCCCGGCGACTTCGTGATCGGCGACGGCGACGGCGTGGTGGTGGTCGAGCGCGAGAAGATCGAATCGCTGCTGCCGCTGGCTGCCAAGAAGGTCCGCGACGAGGCCGCGCGCATCGCCGCCATCAAGGAAGGCGACACCGCGGCCAAGTGGCTGGACTCCGCTCTGCGCGCGGCCGGCGTGCTGAAGGAAGGCGAGACGCTGTGA
- a CDS encoding NAD(P)-dependent oxidoreductase, with amino-acid sequence MTATNASSILVTGADLAQQALALLEGHEIVYAGKTPTEDDLVALCRAHDPVAIIVRYGKVGAAVMDAAPSLKVISKHGSGTDTIDKTAAQQRGIEVVAAVGANAAAVAEQALALLLACAKSVVALDARMHAGHWDKATHKSLELGGRTIGLIGLGAIGLRFARMADALGMRVLGYDPYAKNLPAYVQPADLATLWAESDAVSLHCPLTDDNRGLLNARTLAQCKRGVIIVNTARGGLIDEDALLAAVRSGQVAMAGLDSFAVEPMTPGHPFQGEKNIVLSPHIGGVTSDAYVNMGVGAARNLLQVLSRQAATA; translated from the coding sequence GTGACCGCGACCAACGCAAGCTCCATCCTCGTGACCGGTGCCGACCTGGCGCAGCAGGCACTCGCGCTGCTCGAAGGCCATGAGATCGTCTACGCCGGCAAGACGCCGACCGAGGACGACCTGGTCGCCCTTTGCCGCGCGCATGATCCCGTGGCCATCATCGTGCGCTACGGCAAGGTGGGCGCGGCCGTGATGGACGCGGCACCTTCGCTGAAGGTGATCTCCAAGCACGGCAGCGGAACCGACACGATCGACAAGACCGCGGCGCAGCAGCGCGGCATCGAGGTGGTGGCGGCCGTGGGCGCCAATGCGGCCGCGGTGGCCGAGCAGGCGCTCGCCCTGCTGCTGGCCTGCGCCAAATCAGTGGTGGCGCTCGACGCGCGCATGCATGCCGGCCACTGGGACAAGGCGACGCACAAGAGCCTGGAGCTCGGCGGGCGTACCATCGGCCTCATCGGCCTGGGCGCCATCGGCCTTCGCTTCGCGCGCATGGCCGACGCGCTGGGCATGCGGGTGCTGGGCTACGACCCCTACGCCAAGAACCTTCCGGCTTACGTGCAACCCGCGGACCTGGCGACCCTCTGGGCCGAGTCCGACGCCGTGTCGCTGCACTGCCCGCTGACCGACGACAACCGCGGGCTGCTCAATGCCCGCACACTGGCGCAATGCAAGCGCGGCGTGATCATCGTCAACACGGCCCGTGGCGGGCTGATCGACGAAGACGCGTTGCTGGCGGCCGTGCGTTCGGGCCAGGTCGCCATGGCCGGGCTGGACAGCTTCGCGGTCGAGCCGATGACGCCCGGCCATCCGTTCCAGGGCGAAAAAAACATCGTGCTCAGCCCCCACATCGGCGGCGTGACCAGCGATGCTTACGTGAACATGGGCGTCGGTGCGGCAAGGAACCTGCTGCAGGTGCTTTCGCGCCAGGCGGCGACCGCCTGA
- a CDS encoding Bug family tripartite tricarboxylate transporter substrate binding protein codes for MKRNRSIRGVAAALGLLTVLAAQVHAQAWPAKPVRVLVGFSAGGPTDVVARAFADHASRALGQPFIVDNKPGANTILAAEAVAAAPADGYTLLLGATNHTMIPALYSQRVKFDAVRSFAPVCSLAVSPTVLVVGPSMPVTSFGAFLQAVKAEPGKRTYATPGSGSSGHFASAHFTQLTGTSMNHIPYKGAAQATTDLMGGQVDSSFATLGSVLTQVQSGKLTALAVASPKRSALLPNVPTFEEVGVKGYAADAWYGLLAPAKTPPEVLAVLRRVATEFAQSPATREKLRSLGMEAQNTCGDAFGAQLAREVKLYGELARSLDLKTE; via the coding sequence ATGAAGAGGAACAGAAGCATCCGCGGCGTTGCGGCTGCCTTGGGGCTGCTGACGGTGCTGGCTGCACAGGTGCACGCACAGGCATGGCCCGCCAAGCCGGTGCGTGTGCTCGTGGGCTTTTCCGCGGGCGGCCCGACCGATGTGGTGGCGCGTGCCTTCGCCGACCACGCATCGCGTGCGCTGGGCCAGCCGTTCATCGTGGACAACAAGCCCGGCGCGAACACGATCCTGGCGGCCGAGGCCGTCGCGGCGGCGCCGGCGGACGGCTACACGCTGCTGCTGGGTGCGACCAACCACACGATGATTCCCGCGCTCTACAGCCAGCGGGTCAAGTTCGATGCGGTGCGCTCGTTCGCGCCGGTGTGTTCGCTCGCCGTGAGCCCCACGGTGCTGGTCGTCGGCCCGTCGATGCCGGTCACCTCCTTCGGGGCGTTCCTGCAGGCGGTGAAGGCGGAACCCGGCAAGCGCACGTATGCCACGCCGGGCTCCGGCAGCTCCGGGCATTTCGCGAGCGCGCACTTCACGCAGCTCACGGGCACGTCGATGAACCACATACCGTACAAGGGTGCGGCGCAGGCGACCACCGACCTCATGGGCGGGCAGGTCGACAGCTCCTTCGCCACGCTGGGTTCGGTGCTCACGCAGGTGCAGTCCGGCAAGCTGACGGCCCTGGCCGTGGCGTCGCCCAAGCGCTCGGCGCTGCTGCCGAACGTGCCGACCTTCGAGGAAGTGGGCGTCAAGGGCTACGCGGCCGACGCCTGGTACGGCCTGCTGGCGCCCGCGAAGACGCCGCCGGAGGTGCTGGCCGTCCTGCGCCGTGTCGCCACCGAATTCGCACAGTCGCCGGCCACGCGGGAGAAATTGCGCTCGCTCGGCATGGAGGCGCAGAACACCTGCGGCGATGCCTTCGGCGCGCAACTGGCGCGCGAGGTCAAGCTGTACGGCGAACTGGCCCGCTCGCTCGACCTCAAGACCGAATGA
- a CDS encoding tripartite tricarboxylate transporter substrate binding protein, translating into MKFLVRGVFALCLCAAALAHAAYPERPITLVVPYAPGGSADALARVLAVRVGQKLGTSVIVDNRPGASGTIGAAFAAKATPDGYTVLYDATPYSINPHLFPRMPYASNALQPLALVALAPNIVIVRAESPLKSIKDLVDKAKAEPGKMNYASGGSGTVQRLAAELLRQRLGLDMVHVGYKSGGPAIVDVMGGQVDFMFSTIAASYPLVSSGKLRALAVSSPQRSARLPEVPTLGETVVPGYEAYEWNGLLLPAGTPASIADKLHKTVVEVLKEDDVKRRFVDVGVQPVGSTPAEFADFLKKEDAKWADVIRKGNIKLD; encoded by the coding sequence ATGAAATTTCTCGTCCGGGGCGTGTTCGCCCTGTGCCTGTGCGCCGCCGCGCTCGCCCACGCCGCCTATCCCGAGCGCCCCATCACCCTCGTCGTGCCGTATGCGCCCGGCGGCTCGGCCGATGCGCTGGCCCGTGTGCTCGCGGTGCGCGTCGGCCAGAAGCTCGGCACCAGCGTGATCGTCGACAACCGGCCCGGCGCCAGCGGCACCATCGGCGCGGCCTTTGCCGCCAAGGCCACGCCCGACGGCTACACCGTGCTGTACGACGCCACGCCGTACTCGATCAACCCGCACCTGTTCCCCCGCATGCCGTATGCGAGCAATGCGCTGCAGCCCCTGGCGCTCGTGGCACTGGCGCCGAACATCGTGATCGTGCGCGCGGAGTCGCCGCTCAAGAGCATCAAGGATCTCGTGGACAAGGCCAAGGCCGAGCCGGGCAAGATGAACTACGCATCGGGCGGCAGCGGCACCGTGCAGCGGCTGGCGGCGGAGCTGCTGCGCCAGCGGCTGGGCCTGGACATGGTCCACGTCGGCTACAAGAGCGGCGGCCCCGCCATCGTCGACGTGATGGGCGGCCAGGTCGACTTCATGTTCAGCACCATCGCCGCCTCGTACCCGCTGGTGTCGTCGGGCAAGCTGCGCGCGCTGGCGGTGTCGTCGCCGCAGCGCTCGGCGCGCCTGCCGGAGGTGCCGACCCTGGGCGAGACGGTGGTCCCCGGCTACGAGGCGTATGAATGGAACGGCCTGCTGCTGCCCGCCGGCACGCCCGCCTCCATTGCAGACAAGCTCCACAAGACGGTCGTCGAAGTGCTGAAGGAAGACGATGTGAAGCGCCGCTTCGTGGACGTCGGCGTGCAACCGGTGGGCTCGACGCCGGCCGAGTTCGCCGACTTCCTGAAGAAGGAAGATGCGAAATGGGCGGACGTGATCCGCAAGGGCAACATCAAGCTCGACTGA
- a CDS encoding amidohydrolase family protein, whose translation MNNVPDSRPVPHSVGIDRPAHDLPPDACDSHMHIFDPRFAPSPHWTRQPPHADVAAYRRLQQRLGTSRTVVVNPSTYGTDNACTLDALAQLGERARGVAVVGHQVADSELDALAAQRVCGLRVNFVTPQSWGTTTPEMLTTLARKVARLGWHVQVFVQPEQLVALAPVLAALPVPLVIDHMARIDPAEGVKGEAYAVARRLLDGGNTWMKLSGVYMRSRDGAPAYGDAFELGRALVTAAPERLVWGSDWPHTTEAPDTVNDADLADVLAAWCDSTAVRDRILVDNPAKLYGFAAA comes from the coding sequence ATGAACAACGTGCCGGACTCTCGACCGGTTCCTCATTCCGTCGGCATCGACCGGCCCGCGCATGACTTGCCGCCGGATGCCTGCGACAGCCACATGCACATCTTCGATCCGCGGTTCGCGCCGTCGCCGCACTGGACGCGCCAGCCGCCGCACGCCGATGTGGCGGCCTATCGCCGGTTGCAGCAGCGGCTGGGGACCTCGCGCACGGTGGTGGTCAATCCCTCGACGTACGGCACGGACAACGCCTGCACGCTCGACGCACTCGCGCAACTGGGCGAGCGTGCACGCGGCGTGGCCGTCGTCGGCCATCAGGTGGCCGACAGCGAGCTCGATGCGCTCGCGGCGCAGCGCGTGTGCGGCCTGCGCGTGAACTTCGTCACTCCGCAGTCCTGGGGAACGACCACGCCGGAGATGCTGACCACGCTGGCCCGCAAGGTGGCCCGCCTGGGCTGGCACGTCCAGGTCTTCGTTCAGCCGGAGCAGCTGGTGGCGCTGGCCCCGGTGCTCGCCGCACTCCCGGTGCCGCTGGTCATCGACCACATGGCCCGCATCGATCCGGCGGAAGGCGTCAAGGGCGAGGCCTATGCGGTCGCGCGCCGGCTGCTGGACGGCGGCAACACATGGATGAAGCTGTCGGGCGTGTACATGCGATCGCGCGACGGGGCGCCCGCCTACGGCGACGCATTCGAGCTCGGCCGCGCGCTGGTCACCGCCGCGCCGGAGCGCCTGGTGTGGGGCAGCGACTGGCCCCACACCACCGAGGCGCCGGACACCGTCAACGATGCCGACCTGGCCGACGTTCTCGCGGCCTGGTGCGACAGTACCGCGGTGCGCGACCGCATCCTGGTGGACAACCCGGCGAAGCTCTACGGCTTTGCGGCCGCTTGA
- a CDS encoding SMP-30/gluconolactonase/LRE family protein, with protein MYFLQAPQVLELQTFTTMPASLRRPQRSVWADANRGGQPTDSFLEGPVFDDAGNLYVCDIPFGRIFRIDPAGAWTQVAEYDGEPNGMKFIDAHTLLVTDYKNGLMRVDVQTGQITPHLQRRNTESFKGVNDLVLDAQGNIYFTDQGQSGLHDPSGRLYRLRPNGQLDLLLSNVPSPNGVALSPDGKVLYLAVTRGNCVWRVPLLADGSVAKVSQFFTSYGPSGPDGLAVDTQGRVLVANPGLGYVWVLNTRAEPVMVLRGPAGASTTNIAFGGPNRSTLFVTDSTHGNVLTHSLDTPGVELHPSRLKKRQSVD; from the coding sequence ATGTACTTTCTGCAAGCGCCCCAGGTGCTGGAACTGCAGACCTTCACGACCATGCCCGCGTCGCTGCGCCGGCCGCAGCGCAGTGTCTGGGCCGACGCCAACCGCGGCGGGCAGCCGACCGACTCGTTCCTTGAAGGGCCGGTGTTCGACGACGCCGGCAACCTCTACGTCTGCGACATTCCCTTCGGCCGGATCTTCCGGATCGACCCGGCCGGCGCATGGACGCAGGTGGCCGAGTACGACGGCGAACCCAACGGCATGAAGTTCATCGACGCCCACACCCTGCTCGTCACCGACTACAAGAACGGCCTGATGCGCGTGGACGTGCAGACCGGGCAGATCACGCCGCACCTGCAGCGGCGCAACACCGAGAGCTTCAAGGGCGTGAACGACCTCGTGCTCGACGCCCAGGGCAACATCTACTTCACGGACCAGGGGCAAAGCGGGCTGCACGATCCATCGGGCCGGCTCTACCGGCTGCGCCCGAACGGCCAGCTCGACCTGCTCCTGTCGAATGTGCCCAGCCCCAACGGCGTGGCCCTTTCGCCGGACGGCAAGGTGCTCTACCTGGCGGTGACGCGGGGCAACTGCGTCTGGCGCGTGCCGCTGCTGGCCGACGGGAGCGTGGCCAAGGTGAGCCAGTTCTTCACTTCGTACGGGCCCAGCGGCCCCGACGGGCTCGCGGTCGACACGCAGGGCCGAGTGCTGGTTGCGAACCCCGGGCTGGGCTACGTCTGGGTGCTCAACACGCGCGCGGAACCCGTCATGGTGCTGCGCGGTCCTGCCGGTGCCTCGACCACCAACATCGCCTTCGGCGGTCCGAACCGGTCCACGCTGTTCGTGACCGACTCCACGCATGGGAATGTGCTGACGCATTCCCTCGACACCCCGGGCGTCGAGCTGCACCCTTCCCGCTTGAAGAAGAGGCAGTCTGTCGACTAG
- a CDS encoding phosphatase PAP2 family protein: protein MPHLFPYARPFAITLVAALCLSACGGGSNDGVSFPISGTPATTNPTAVVVAGPPKDLGFTDTAPVPDTAAIPPFVDNVATNQRGDARYATKETNAGVRVVAGFLDFWQPSTLLVDAGVSAPAQGSFPAVVQSTWSGIPGDASDGKILNSGVLNSNIQYVVDATNARTSAQELAAYLDDRRGKGYSISDGMGPLTSAWRAATQQVTTITGIAPDATTVLYNDGGNDVGVGGAANPAFGTVVDLLKNIGENGSTEPAKRFYKYARPWRWSSSVKVVPALEPAKSGTPATDGGFVSGHTAEAVRDAIASAYVVPQRFQEMVARGLELGENRILAGMHSPLDVVGGRLHGQAVAAASLATGANAARKSATYAQAQSVLMTAVGASDAAAFNSFAHSQGAAADRFADHAASKADYLRRLTFGFKPVADTTKPAVVPKGAEVLLETRLPYLDATQRRVVLKTTAVASGYPVMDDPEGWGRLNLFDAADGYGVFNGDVVVTMDASRGGFNALDSWRNNISGAGKLTKKGSGALALGGSNSYTGGTQLMEGSLQADAAAAFGKGNVYVGGGTLVCNAASTVTMAGAYTQLAGTTLQLNLGGNGAGRLSVAGVAALDGTLNLSFKPGFAPSAGDTLTVISSGTLTGRFSAINAPGFKVTPTYTGTQLVVRFDA, encoded by the coding sequence ATGCCGCATCTCTTTCCCTACGCCCGCCCCTTCGCCATCACCCTCGTCGCGGCCCTGTGCCTCTCGGCCTGCGGCGGCGGCAGCAACGACGGTGTCTCGTTTCCCATCTCGGGCACGCCGGCCACCACGAATCCGACCGCCGTCGTGGTGGCCGGGCCTCCGAAGGACCTGGGCTTCACGGACACCGCGCCCGTGCCCGACACGGCCGCGATTCCGCCCTTCGTCGACAACGTCGCGACCAACCAGCGTGGCGATGCGCGCTACGCGACCAAGGAAACCAATGCCGGCGTGCGCGTGGTGGCCGGCTTCCTCGACTTCTGGCAGCCCAGCACGCTGCTGGTCGACGCGGGCGTGTCGGCGCCGGCGCAGGGAAGCTTTCCGGCGGTCGTTCAGTCGACGTGGAGCGGCATTCCGGGCGACGCCTCCGACGGCAAGATCCTCAACAGCGGGGTGCTGAACAGCAACATCCAGTACGTCGTCGACGCCACCAACGCACGCACCAGCGCGCAGGAGCTGGCCGCCTACCTGGACGACCGCCGCGGCAAGGGCTACAGCATCAGCGACGGCATGGGCCCGCTCACCAGCGCCTGGCGCGCGGCCACGCAGCAGGTCACCACCATCACCGGCATCGCACCGGACGCCACCACGGTGCTCTACAACGACGGCGGCAACGACGTGGGCGTGGGCGGTGCCGCGAACCCGGCCTTCGGCACGGTGGTCGACCTGCTCAAGAACATCGGCGAGAACGGTTCCACCGAGCCCGCCAAGCGCTTCTACAAGTACGCACGTCCCTGGCGCTGGAGCAGCAGCGTGAAGGTGGTGCCCGCGCTGGAACCCGCCAAGAGCGGCACGCCCGCCACCGACGGCGGCTTCGTGAGCGGCCACACGGCCGAGGCGGTGCGCGATGCCATCGCCTCCGCCTACGTCGTGCCGCAGCGCTTCCAGGAAATGGTGGCGCGCGGCCTCGAACTCGGCGAGAACCGCATCCTGGCCGGCATGCATTCGCCGCTGGACGTGGTCGGCGGACGACTGCACGGCCAGGCCGTGGCGGCCGCGAGCCTGGCCACCGGCGCCAACGCCGCGCGCAAGAGCGCGACCTATGCCCAGGCGCAGAGCGTGCTGATGACCGCGGTGGGCGCCAGCGATGCCGCCGCCTTCAACAGCTTCGCCCATTCGCAGGGCGCCGCGGCCGACCGCTTTGCCGACCATGCCGCGAGCAAGGCCGACTACCTGCGCCGCCTGACCTTCGGCTTCAAGCCGGTGGCAGATACGACCAAGCCCGCAGTGGTGCCCAAGGGCGCCGAAGTGCTGCTCGAAACGCGCCTGCCGTACCTCGATGCCACGCAGCGCCGCGTGGTGCTCAAGACCACGGCCGTGGCCTCCGGCTACCCGGTGATGGACGACCCCGAAGGCTGGGGCCGCCTCAACCTGTTCGACGCGGCCGACGGCTACGGCGTCTTCAACGGCGACGTGGTCGTGACCATGGACGCCAGCCGCGGCGGCTTCAATGCGCTGGACAGCTGGCGCAACAACATCTCCGGCGCCGGCAAGCTCACCAAGAAGGGCAGCGGCGCGCTCGCGCTCGGTGGCAGCAACAGCTACACGGGCGGCACGCAGCTGATGGAAGGCTCGCTGCAGGCAGACGCGGCTGCGGCTTTCGGCAAGGGCAACGTCTACGTCGGTGGCGGCACGCTCGTCTGCAACGCCGCTTCGACGGTCACGATGGCGGGCGCCTACACGCAGCTGGCGGGCACGACGCTGCAGCTGAACCTGGGCGGCAACGGCGCGGGCCGCCTGAGCGTGGCGGGTGTGGCCGCCCTCGACGGAACGCTGAACCTGAGCTTCAAGCCAGGCTTTGCGCCCAGCGCGGGCGACACGCTCACCGTCATCAGCAGCGGTACCCTGACCGGCCGCTTCTCGGCCATCAACGCACCGGGCTTCAAGGTCACGCCGACCTACACGGGCACGCAGCTCGTCGTGCGCTTCGACGCATGA
- a CDS encoding TetR/AcrR family transcriptional regulator encodes MRVKTEAKRDAIVQVASEVFRELGFEGASMVEIAARVGGSRATLYGYFSSKEELFVAVIHASASKHFDPIFTALAQEGEDDLAQVLQRFGEKILAVVCSQEVIQAQRAVIAESGRSDIGRLFYEGGPRKGVTAMADFLGQQMQKGRLRTADPVVAAHHLMSLLDSETVKPSLIGIQGPLTRKELREATRRAVQVFLGGYAAEGRPAE; translated from the coding sequence ATGCGGGTCAAGACAGAAGCCAAGCGCGACGCCATCGTCCAGGTGGCATCGGAAGTTTTCAGGGAGCTGGGGTTCGAGGGCGCCTCGATGGTGGAGATCGCTGCCCGCGTGGGGGGCTCCAGAGCGACCCTGTACGGCTACTTCAGCTCGAAGGAAGAACTGTTCGTTGCGGTGATCCACGCCTCCGCAAGCAAGCACTTCGATCCGATCTTCACGGCGCTGGCGCAGGAGGGCGAGGACGACCTCGCCCAGGTGCTGCAGCGGTTCGGCGAGAAGATCCTGGCCGTGGTGTGCTCGCAAGAGGTCATCCAGGCGCAGAGGGCGGTGATCGCCGAATCCGGCCGCAGCGACATAGGCCGGCTCTTCTATGAAGGCGGGCCCAGGAAGGGCGTGACCGCAATGGCGGACTTCCTGGGCCAGCAGATGCAAAAGGGCCGGCTGCGAACGGCCGACCCTGTCGTGGCGGCACACCACCTGATGAGCCTTCTGGATTCGGAGACCGTCAAGCCGAGCCTGATCGGCATCCAGGGACCGCTGACACGCAAGGAGCTTCGCGAGGCGACGCGGCGCGCCGTGCAGGTGTTTCTTGGCGGATACGCCGCGGAGGGCCGGCCTGCCGAGTGA
- a CDS encoding efflux RND transporter periplasmic adaptor subunit produces MRPPLTYGLTFLTAVMSTCMLVACGKPPGGPPPAADTPEVGVVTVQPQRVAITTELPGRTVPFLIADVRPQVGGIVKTRQFREGSDVKAGEALYQIDPATYKATYDSNLAALAKAQASLVTTRLKAERYKELVAIKAVSQQDYDDAAASLQQGEADVASAKANVETSRINLAYARIDAPISGRIGKSSVTPGALVTASQSTALATIQQLDPIYVDVTQPSAAMLQLKQAMARGDLQKSGANAAKVRLLLEDGSTYPLEGKLEFSDVTVDQNTGAITLRAVFPNPDADLLPGMYVRAVLQEGVKDQALMVPQQAVSRDGAGKPVAYVVDAQHKLQRRALETERAIGDQWLVRSGLKAGDQLVVDGQQRAAPGVEVKTVQWNPKSVPGTETAKAAPSEPAGAAN; encoded by the coding sequence ATGCGCCCCCCTCTGACCTACGGCCTGACATTCCTCACGGCCGTCATGTCCACCTGCATGCTCGTGGCCTGCGGCAAGCCGCCGGGCGGCCCGCCTCCGGCGGCCGACACCCCTGAAGTCGGCGTGGTCACGGTGCAGCCGCAGCGCGTGGCCATCACGACCGAGCTGCCAGGGCGCACCGTGCCCTTTCTCATCGCCGACGTGCGCCCGCAGGTCGGCGGCATCGTCAAGACCCGCCAGTTCCGCGAGGGCAGCGACGTGAAGGCCGGCGAGGCGCTCTACCAGATCGATCCCGCCACCTACAAGGCGACCTACGACAGCAATCTCGCCGCGCTCGCCAAGGCGCAGGCCAGCCTGGTGACCACGCGGCTCAAGGCCGAGCGCTACAAGGAGCTGGTGGCCATCAAGGCCGTGAGCCAGCAGGACTACGACGACGCCGCCGCTTCGCTGCAGCAAGGCGAGGCCGACGTCGCCTCGGCCAAGGCCAATGTCGAAACGAGCCGCATCAACCTCGCCTACGCACGCATCGACGCGCCGATCTCGGGGCGCATCGGCAAGTCGTCGGTCACGCCGGGCGCATTGGTCACGGCCAGCCAATCGACCGCGCTGGCCACCATCCAGCAGCTCGACCCGATCTACGTCGACGTGACCCAGCCCAGCGCCGCGATGCTTCAGCTCAAGCAGGCGATGGCGCGCGGCGACCTGCAGAAGAGCGGCGCCAATGCCGCGAAAGTGCGGCTGCTGCTGGAAGACGGCAGCACCTACCCGCTCGAGGGCAAGCTCGAGTTCTCCGACGTCACCGTGGACCAGAACACAGGCGCGATCACGCTGCGCGCGGTGTTCCCCAACCCCGACGCGGATCTGCTGCCCGGCATGTACGTGCGCGCGGTGCTGCAGGAAGGCGTGAAGGATCAGGCGCTCATGGTGCCGCAGCAGGCGGTGTCGCGCGACGGTGCCGGCAAGCCCGTGGCCTATGTGGTGGACGCCCAGCACAAGCTGCAGCGGCGCGCACTCGAGACCGAGCGCGCCATCGGCGACCAGTGGCTGGTGCGCAGCGGCCTGAAGGCCGGCGACCAGCTGGTGGTGGACGGCCAGCAGCGCGCGGCGCCGGGCGTCGAGGTGAAGACGGTGCAATGGAACCCCAAGTCCGTGCCAGGCACCGAGACCGCCAAGGCAGCTCCGTCCGAGCCTGCCGGCGCGGCCAACTGA